The Acidobacteriota bacterium genome segment CGACCACTCCCTCGAAAACGCCCGCTACCGCGTCTCGATCGATGCTGCCGGTGACGTTTCCAGCATCTTCGACAAAACCCTCAACCGCGAGCTCCTGCGTGCCCCCATGCGTTTCTCCTTCCAGACCGAAGATCCCACCGTCTGGCCCGCCTGGAACATGGACTGGGATGATCAGAACAAGCCCGCGCGCGCCTACGTCTCCGGCCCCGCCCAAATCAAGATGATCGAGAACGGCCCTGCCCGCGTCACCGTCCAGATCACGCGTGACAGCCAGGGCTCGCACTTCGTCCAAACCGTCAGCCTCGCCGCCGGCGCCCAGCGCGTCGTTTTCGGCGCTGATGTGGACTGGAAAACGCCCGAGTCCGCCCTCATGGCCGATTTCCCGCTGACCGCCTCCGACCCCACAGCCACCTATAGTTGGGACATCGGCACCATCCAGCGCGGCAACGACAATCCCCGCCAGTTCGAGGTCGCCTCGCACGAGTGGGTCGATCTCACCAATTCCGACGACGCTTACGGCGCCACCCTCCTCACCGACGTCAAAACCGGCTCCGACAAGCCCAACGATCACCTCCTGCGGCTGACCCTGCTCTACACTCCCGGCCTGCAGCGCCGTGATCTCGCCTACAGCGATCAAGCTACGCAGGATTGGGGCCATCACCACATCAAGTTCGGCCTCGCCGGTCACGCCGGCGACTGGCGCCAGTCGGACACCGAATGGCAGGCCTACCGCCTCAACGTGCCGCTTTTCGCCTTCACGGCGCCCAGGCATTCCGGCCGCCTCGGCCGTAGCTTCTCGCTACTGCGCCTCAATAATCCGCGCGTCCGCGTCCTGGCTCTGAAGAAGGCCGAGCAGGGAAACGACGCCGTCGTGCGCTTGGTCGAACTCGACGGCCAGGACGAAGACAACGTCGCTCTCCACTTCGCCACGCCCGCACTTTCGGTGCGTGAAATCAACGGTCAGGAACAGCCCATCTCTAAGCTCGGCCCGGTGCGCGTTTCCCACGGTACCGTCATCGCCAGCTTCACCCCCTACCAACCCCGCACCTTCGCAGTCCATCTCGCTCCGCTTGGCCACGATGTGGTGCGCACCGCTTCGGTCGCGCTACCCTACGATCTTGCCGCGGCGACGCCGGACCACACGATTTCAACCAACGGCTTTGACGGCAAGGGCGATAGCTACCCCGCCGAAATGCTCCCGCGCTCGCTCAACTACGCCGGCGTGCCCTTCACGCTCCCCGACCCCACCGGCAACGACGCCGTCATCGCCCGTGGTCAAACCATCCAGCTTCCCAAAGGTCACTTCACCCGCCTCTATCTGCTGGCCTCCTCCCTTGACGATCAGACCGCTAATTTCACCGTCGGCCGCACGACCGTCCCGCTCGCAATCCAGAACTGGATGGGCCTCATCGGCCAGTGGGATTACCGCAACTGGACCTACATCCAAACCCCTCACGGCGACCGCCAGGGTCAATCCCACCCCTACATGCACGCGCTTTACGCCGGTCTGCATTCCGGCTACATCAAGCGCGCTCCGGTCGCCTGGTTCGCCAGCCATCACCACCTGCCCAATGGTGCCAACGACGCCTACAGCTTCTCGTATTTATTTGGCTACGAAATCAACCTGCCGCCGGACGCGACCACCCTCACGCTGCCCAACAATCCCGCGATCCGCATCTTCGCCGCCGCCGTCGCCTCCGGCGACGTTCCCCTACGTCCGGCGCACCCCCTCTATGACGTTCTCCCCTACAAAAACGCCGACCGCTCGCTGCTCTACATCCAGAGCGCCGGCCCCGATGCGCAGTGGTATCGCTCTACGTCCGCTAGGGTACATTAATAAGAGGAGGGCTCATGTCCACAGTTTGGAATATCGATCCGGTTCACACGCACGTGCAGTTCAGCGTGCGCCACATGATGGTCAGCAACGTCAAAGGCCGTTTCGCTAAATCCAGCGGCACGGTCACGCTCGATGAGTCCGACTTCTCCAAATCGAAAGTGGACGTCGAGATCGACGCGGCTAGTTTGGAAACCCAGGAGCCACAGCGCGACGCACATCTCAAAAGCGCTGATTTCCTCGAAGTCGCCAAATACCCCAAACTCACCTTCCGCTCCAACAGGATTACCCCACAGGGCACCGAGGGAGCTTACACCATGTCGGGTGACCTGACCATCCACGGGGTCACCCACCCGGTCTCTCTCTCTGTCGACGCGCCCGGCCCTGCAGTCAAAGATCCCTGGGGTGGCGTCCGCCGCGGCTTTGAAGCCACGGGCGAAATCAGCCGCAAAGAATGGGGCCTCGTCTATAACCAGGCCCTGGAAGCCGGCGGTGTCGTCGTCGGCGATAAAGTCAAAATCAGCCTCGAAGTCGAACTCATCAAAGCCCAGGAAAAGGCCGCCTAACAAGGCAGCGCACTCACGTCTCCGCCCGCAGCATAGTCCAGCATCTTGCGGTCGCGGGTGACAAGCGTGTAGCCCAGGGTGCGGGCGGTCGCAATCAAAATGCGGTCGGCGGGGTCGTTGGCCGGCCGGTTGGGCGCGGTAGGGAGAACACTGACGGCTACCAGCACTTCCGGCGGCAAAGGAGCAACTTTCATTCCCGGCAGCGAGGTCAACCGCCGTTCCTGTCCCGCCATCCTGGACAGCCAGGAAACATATATGTATCATCCACACATATGGGCAATGAACTGGACAAGCGCGGCAGCGCCGAAGTCCTCATCCTCGCCATGCTCGAAGCCCGTCCCCGCCACGGCTATGAGCTGGCGCAATTGATCGAGCAGCGTTCCGGCGGCGCCGTCGACTTTCACGCCGCCTCGCTCTATCCGCTCCTCTACCGCCTCGAGCGCCGCGGCCTGCTCGCCGCCCGCTGGGTCGAAAAGGCGGGCGAGCGCCGCCGCCGCTTCTACCGCCTCACCGCGGCAGGCCGCAAAGCGCTCGCGTCCGAGCGTCAAAGCTGGGCCCGCTATCTGGACGCCATGCAAGCTCTTTTGCGCCCCGAAAGGTCCTGACCATGGACTGGTCACGTTACGTCCGCGAGCGCCTGCACCTGTCCGAACTCGATCCCGCCCGCGAGGCTTCCATCGTCGCCGAACTCGCCCAGCAGCTTGAGCAGGCGGCCCGCGCCGGCCGCGACCCCGAGCGCGAAATCCCCGACTGGCCCGCGCTCGCCCGCAAAATCGAGCGCGAAGCCGCGCCCGCGTCCGAGCGCTGGGCCGCCGCCAGTGACCTCGTCCGCGACCTGCGCCACGCCTTCCGCACCTGGCGCGCTCCCGGCTTCGCCATCATCGCCATTCTTACCCTGGCCCTGGGCATCGGCGCCAATACCGCCATGTTCAGTTGGGTCAATGCCGAACTCCTCGCCGCTCTTCCCTATGCTCACTCCGGCCGCTTGCTCATCCTCAACGAGTGGGCCGACGGCCGCAAGGTCAGCGTCAGTTTTCCCGACTACGTGAGCTGGCGCCAGGACAATCGCAAAGGGCAGGGAAGTTTTGTCCAAATGGCATGGGTCCAGTGGTTCAGCACTGATCTCAGCGGTGCCGGCGCGCCCGAGGTCGTTGCCTCCGCCGGTGTCTCGGCCAATTACTTCTCCACGCTCGGCATCCTTCCCGTGCTTGGCCGCAGCTTCAGCCCCGGCGCCGACAGCGGCGCGGCCAAGCACGAAGCCGTCATTACCTGGGCGCTCGCCCACCGCCAATTCGGCACCGCTGCCAACGCGGTCGGCAAGACCATCAATCTTGATCAGAAGCAGGCCTACGCCATCGTCGGCATCCTGCCGCCCCAGTACCGCGACCCCAACCAGACCCTCGTGTTCCTGCCCGACGGCCTACAGCTCAAAAACAACGCCGACCGCGGCAATCGGGGCGACAGCGCCGTTATCGGCGAACGCAAACCCGGTGTAACCGTCGCCACCGCCGCCGCCGAAATGCGCGCCGAATCCGCCCGCCTCTCCGCCGCTTATCCCGACGATAACAATGTCGGCTCCATCGTTGCCCCACTGCGTTCTGCCTTCGTCGGCAACGACGCGCCCATGCTCTGGCTCCTGCTTGGCGCTGTCGGTCTCGTCCTGCTCATTGCCTGCGCCAACGTGGCCAACCTCATGCTCACCCGCACCGCCGCCCGCCAGCAGGAGTGGTCTGTCCGCTCCGCCCTCGGCGCCGGCCGCGCCCGCCTCGTCCGTCAGTTGCTCGCCGAGAGCCTGGCCCTCGGCTTGGTCGGCACCGCCTGCGGCCTGCTCGTCGCTTGGGCCGGAATGCGCGGCCTCGCCGCCCTCATGCCCATCGCCGCCAAGGAAGTCGTCGCGCTCAGCCTCAACCCAACCGTCCTCGCCTTCACCGTCGTGGCTGCCCTCATCGCGATCGTTCTCTTCGGTCTCGGCCCCGCGCTCACCGCCTCGCGTCCTGTCGCTGCCGGACGCGGCAATGCCGGCCTTGGCTGGCGCGCCCGCCGCGAAGCCTTGCTGGTCGCCGAGGTCGCCCTCGCCCTCATGCTCACCGCCGCCGCCGGTTTGTTGCTACGCAGTTTTGCCAATCTCGTGGCTGTGAACCCCGGCTTCCAGCCCAGCAGTGTGCTTACCGTCAGCCGCCGCCTCGCCGGCCCGCACTACACCAACGACCCCGCCGTATTGCAGTTCGAGCAGCAAGCCCTCGCTCGCTACGCTGCCTTGCCCGGCGTAGACGCCACCGCCATCGGCACCAATCTCCCGCTCACCGGCAGCCACAGCCGTACCGATGTCAGCATCGTCGGCCGTCCGCTCCCGCAGCGGGGTCATTACCCCCACCCCGATCTCCACGAGATCAGTCCCGGTTATCTGCCCGCTATGGGACTACCGCTGCTCTCTGGCCGTAACTTCGATGCCACTGACACAACGAACTCGCCCGCCGTCGTGCTCATCAGCGAACACTTCGCGCGCCTCTCCTGGTCCAAGCCCGGCGATGCCTTGGGCCAGCAGCTCTGCTGCGGCCGCAAAGACGCACGCCTCACCATCATTGGTATCGTCGGCAACACCCGCCAGTACGGTCTGAACTCACCTGCAAACATCGAGCTTTATCTCCCCTTCACGCAGTATCCGCCCCAGCACCCGACGTTCGTTCTGCGCACTAGTGTCCCGCCGCTCACGCTGGCTCACGAAGCCAGCGCTATCTTTCACCGCCTCGATCCCAACCTGCCCGCGCCCGAAGTGCAAACCATGCAGCAGCTCCTCGCCGCCTCGGTCGGCCAGCCCCGCGCCATGCTCTGGCTGCTGGAAATTTTCGGAGCTCTCGCTCTCCTGCTCGCCGCCATCGGCATTTACGGCGTCGTCAGCTACGCCACCGAGCGCCGCACCGCCGAGATCGGCATCCGCATGGCTCTCGGCGCCAACCGCACCGCAGTCGCGCGCATGATCGGCGGCCAAACTTTGAAGCTCGTGGCCATCGGCATCGCCCTCGGCCTCGTCGGCGTCCTCACCCTCGGACACACCCTCAAGCTTTTGCTTTTTCAGGTCTCCGCCGCCGATCCGCTCGTCCTTGCGCTCGCTGCCCTGGTTCTGCTCGCCACCGGCACCCTCGCCTGCGCCATCCCCATCCGCCGCGCCACCCGCGTCGACCCCATCACCGCCCTCCGTCAGGAGTGACCCTCACTGCGGTCAGCCGCTCCCACAGCGTCACTGGCGCTGGATCGAATACGATCGCCGCCGTTGCCGTCTCGACCTTCCAATCCCCAGCGTTCAGTTCGCGCTTGATCTGTTCCGCGGTCCAGCCCGCGTAGCCTACGTACACGCGAAACGTCGCCCCCGCTTCGCGGGCGTTCAGCGCCAAATCCATCAGGTTCTTGTTGTTGCTGAAATACAACCCCGGCAGCACCTGGCGCGCCTCCCGCAACGGCCCGCTCGCTGCCACCAGGCAAAACATCAGCTTGTCGCCCACCGGTCCCCCCCAGTACGCCGTATCGCTCCGCCCCTGCGCTGAGGCCACGTCCGGAAACAGCGCCGCCAGCGGCTTATCCCCTGCCCGGTTCAGCACCAACCCCGCCGCCCCTTTCGCATCGTACCCAATCAGCAAAATAACGGCATGCCGGAACTGCGCATTCGTGACCCGGGGACTCGCCACCAGCAATTTCCCCACTCCCGGCTGCTGCCCCGAAGCGCAGATCCCCATCAGCACCACGATCCCAGCCGCCCGCGCGACCGACAGACTGACAGACCGATAGACCGTTCTCACAATTTAATTTTGTCCTGAAACCGCTGAGACTGTCGCCGCGAAATGTCTACACAATGTATTGCCGGCTCGCCCGAAAGAATACTTCCGGGTCCAGCCGCGCCTCCAGCGCCGGTTCAACCGGCGCGCTCAGCTTGGCCAGTGCCATGCTGGCATCACTGGTTTACCAGCGGTGTGCATTCTGAAATACTGATCTACTGAAATCCCCCTCACCCCCGTCCGAATCCGGACACCGGCACGGCAAATCCGGACAGCCCCGCCCCCGCTCAGCCCCGCTAACCCCAAGAAAGTGAACTCCTTAGAGCCCTCTTGGAACTGGCCCCCCACGTGCTTCCGTATAGTCTTAGTTATGGTTGACATCGCTCGCGACCCCAAGTTCCTCAAACAGCGCCGCATCAAGCGCATCATCTCCACCGTCATCATCGTGATCGTGGTGGCTGGCATTTCGATCTTTGTCTCGCGCCTCAAGCCCGCCCCGCCCACCGTCGATGGCGGCTCGGTCTGGCCTGGTCAGGTCCAGCGCGGCACCATGGTCCGCCAGGTCCGTGGCTTGGGCACGCTCGTGCCCATCGAGGTGCGCTCCATCCCCGCGATCACCGCCGGCCGCGTCGTCACCATCCCCGTGCTGCCAGGCACGCCCGTCGAACCCAATACGGTGCTCGTGCAATTGGCCAATCCCGACATCATGAAAGCCCTTTCTGACGCCCAGACGCAGCTCAAAAGTGCAGAGGCCGACTTGGCCAACCTCAAGGCCACACTTGCCAGCAGCCGCTTGGACCAGCAATCCACCCTCGCCAACACCGAGGCGCAATATAAAACTGCATCCTTGACTAGCGAAAGCGATCAAAACTTGCTAGCCAAAGGCCTCGTCGCGCGTCTGGATGCAGAGAGTGATGCCGCCAAGGCGCAAGGTTTGAAACAGCAGATTGATTACTCCCGTCTAAAGCTTGCCAGCATGAAGACCAGCGACGCCGCCCAACTCGCCTCCGCCGAAGCCAAGGTGGCCCAATCCGAGGCTGGCGTCCGCCTGGCCCAGACCCAGGTCGATGCCCTCACCGTCCGCGCCGGCATTAAAGGCCTGCTCGAAGATCTGGATATGTCCAGCACCGGCGCCTCCACCGGCACCGATCAGCTTCAAGTCGGTCAGTACGTTACTGCCGGCACTACCGTCGCCCGCGTCGTCCAGCCGCAAAAGCTCAAGGCCGAAATCAAGATCGCCGAGACCGACGTCCGCGACGTCGAAATCGGCCAGTCCGCCAGCGTCGACACCCACAACGGTATCGTCCCCGGCGCCGTCAGCCGCATTGACCCCAACTCCGTGAACGGCACCGTTACCGTCGATGTCAAGCTCGATGGTGCCCTCCCTCAGGGTGCCCGCCCCAACCTCAGCGTGGATGGAGTAGTAAATATCCAAACCTTCAAAGATGTGCTTTATGTCGGCCGGCCTGCATTCGGCCAGCCCCACTCCACCGTAAGTATGTTTAAGATATCGCCCGACGGCAAAACCGGCACCCGCGTGCAGGTCGAGCTGGGTGCGGCCTCGGTCAGTACCATCCAGGTGCTCCGCGGCCTGCACGTCGGCGATTGGGTGGTCTTGTCGGACACCTCGACCCAGGACGCCCATGACCAAATCCGTTTCAGCCCCGCGGTGGCCGCCGTAAATTAGAAATAGTTCTTGGAAACACATCCGCCCCAGATACTGCTCATGACTCTTCCTAGCACCTCGAAGGCCACCGTCCTGCGTAGCTTTAGCGAAGCAGGACCCCAAAGGCCATATAATTTTTTGTGCTTCGTAACCGAACCCGTGGAAGGCGATACTCGTAGTTGAGGTAGGAACACAACTTCAGAGGCCCTGCTTCGCTGAAGCTACGCAGGGTCGGGCCCTGCGGGCCAGAGGGGAAATCAATGGCAAACGATCAACCGGCCGTCATCACACTCAAGGATTTGACCAAGGTCTTCTACACCGACGAGGTGGAAACCCACGCTCTTGCAGGCATTCACCTGCAGATCAACGCCGGCGAATTCGTCGCCATCGGCGGACCCTCCGGCTGCGGCAAGTCCACGCTGCTGTCGATCCTCGGTCTGCTCGACACCCCCACCGGTGGCGAGTACACCCTCAATGGCCAGCCTGTGGCCAACCTCAATCTGGGCGAGCGGTCGCGCATCCGCAACCGCGAGATCGGTTTCATTTTCCAGAGTTTCAACCTCATCGGTGACCTCTCGGTCTACGAAAACGTCGAGCTGCCGCTCACCTATCGCGGCATGCCCTCGGCGGAGCGCAAACAGCGCGTCCAGGCCGCCCTCGAACGCGTCGGCATGGCCCATCGCGCCAAGCACCTGCCCAGCCAGCTCTCCGGCGGCCAGCAGCAGCGTGTCGCCGTCGCCCGCGCTTTGGTGGGCAAACCCAGCATCCTGCTTGCCGACGAGCCGACCGGTAACCTCGATTCCAAAAATGGTGACGCTGTGATGGATCTGCTGCACGAGCTGCACGCCGGCGGCGCGACCATCTGCATGGTGACGCACGATCCCCGTTTCGCGCGTTACGCCGACCGCACCGTGCATCTGTTCGATGGCCAGATCGTGGACGAATCCCATGCCCAGGAAGAGTCCGCGGTCGTGACCCAAAGTTAAGCCTAGGCTGCGTACCCGCCGTGGTGCGGGCCCTGGGAGCGGGGCCAGATGCAAGCGGCGCGAGTACGCAGTGAGTGAGGCGAGGGAGCGTACACAGAAGTACGTGACCGAGCCGAACGAGCGAGGACGAAGCGGCACGCCGCAGTTCGCCCCGCCCGGCAATAAGTTAGCTAGAGCTCCCCCAGGCTTTAGCTATACCGAGCCCGTCCGGACGGCCCTCAGTTTCCCCGCTGTAGCGCCATAATCCGGACGGGCTTTTTTGTGTCTCGCGCACATCATACACGAGTCTGTCCGTTTCCGGACACAGCAGTTGCAATACCGAACGAATCTCCCTCTGCACACGTACTTAACCTATGTTCTTTCTTCGCTTTGCGATGGCCCCTGACGTGCCCTCTTTTCGCTGATAACCATGCTTTCCAAATCTGTCCTTGCCCTGCTCGCGGCCGCCTCGCTCACCCTTGCCGCCATTGCCCAACAGCCTGCCGCAGTCCACGCGCAACAAGCCCCCGCCGCCTCCGCCGGCCCCGAGCTGCATGCCACCAACAGCGCCGTTCCGCAGAAGCTCGACTTCACGAGCCGCGGCGGCTGGTTCAGCTTCTGGCAGCGCTACCAGCCCGCCAATATCGGCCTGCCCAATTTGACGAACCCGGCGCCGGTGCAGCGCGCTGCCACCTCCGGAACGTTCTATCTTTCTTTGCATGAGATGTTGGCCATGGCTCTGACCGCCGACCTCGACATCGCCAATGCGTCGTATGGCAAGCTCGAGGCCGAACCTGATTATCTCCGTACCCTGGCCGGTGGCACCGCGCGCGGCGTGGCCGGCGAATTCATCTCCTCGGCCCTGTTTTCCGGCGCCATCGGCGCCAGTAGCACCGGCGGTAGCAGTGGCGGCGGCAGTAACGCCGGCTCCGTTAATGGCGGCGGCAATGGCGTGCACGGCGGCGGTGGCGGTTACGATCCCAGTTTTAATTTCCAGTTCCAGGACGAGCATTCCCGCCAGCCTCTCGGCAACCCGGTGTTATTCGGCACCTCCGAGCAGGTCCTCAATCAGAACTTCGGTGCCGCCTCGTTTGGCCAGAGCTTTACCACCGGCACCGGCTACACCGTCACCTTCTTCAGCTATCGCTCTTACCAGAACACCAATCAGTTGTTCCTGAACCCCCAGGTCGCCAGCGACGTCAGCCTCGGCATGCAGCAATCGTTGTTGCGTGGCGCCCGCCGCTCCATCAATCGTGCCGGCATGGTCATTGGCGCCAACAGCTTGAAATACGCCGACGCCAACTACAAAGATCAGGTGACCACCGCCGTCTCCCAGGCGATTACGCAATACTGGAC includes the following:
- a CDS encoding PadR family transcriptional regulator; translated protein: MGNELDKRGSAEVLILAMLEARPRHGYELAQLIEQRSGGAVDFHAASLYPLLYRLERRGLLAARWVEKAGERRRRFYRLTAAGRKALASERQSWARYLDAMQALLRPERS
- a CDS encoding PIN domain-containing protein, which translates into the protein MAGQERRLTSLPGMKVAPLPPEVLVAVSVLPTAPNRPANDPADRILIATARTLGYTLVTRDRKMLDYAAGGDVSALPC
- a CDS encoding ABC transporter permease; translated protein: MDWSRYVRERLHLSELDPAREASIVAELAQQLEQAARAGRDPEREIPDWPALARKIEREAAPASERWAAASDLVRDLRHAFRTWRAPGFAIIAILTLALGIGANTAMFSWVNAELLAALPYAHSGRLLILNEWADGRKVSVSFPDYVSWRQDNRKGQGSFVQMAWVQWFSTDLSGAGAPEVVASAGVSANYFSTLGILPVLGRSFSPGADSGAAKHEAVITWALAHRQFGTAANAVGKTINLDQKQAYAIVGILPPQYRDPNQTLVFLPDGLQLKNNADRGNRGDSAVIGERKPGVTVATAAAEMRAESARLSAAYPDDNNVGSIVAPLRSAFVGNDAPMLWLLLGAVGLVLLIACANVANLMLTRTAARQQEWSVRSALGAGRARLVRQLLAESLALGLVGTACGLLVAWAGMRGLAALMPIAAKEVVALSLNPTVLAFTVVAALIAIVLFGLGPALTASRPVAAGRGNAGLGWRARREALLVAEVALALMLTAAAGLLLRSFANLVAVNPGFQPSSVLTVSRRLAGPHYTNDPAVLQFEQQALARYAALPGVDATAIGTNLPLTGSHSRTDVSIVGRPLPQRGHYPHPDLHEISPGYLPAMGLPLLSGRNFDATDTTNSPAVVLISEHFARLSWSKPGDALGQQLCCGRKDARLTIIGIVGNTRQYGLNSPANIELYLPFTQYPPQHPTFVLRTSVPPLTLAHEASAIFHRLDPNLPAPEVQTMQQLLAASVGQPRAMLWLLEIFGALALLLAAIGIYGVVSYATERRTAEIGIRMALGANRTAVARMIGGQTLKLVAIGIALGLVGVLTLGHTLKLLLFQVSAADPLVLALAALVLLATGTLACAIPIRRATRVDPITALRQE
- a CDS encoding ABC transporter ATP-binding protein; translated protein: MANDQPAVITLKDLTKVFYTDEVETHALAGIHLQINAGEFVAIGGPSGCGKSTLLSILGLLDTPTGGEYTLNGQPVANLNLGERSRIRNREIGFIFQSFNLIGDLSVYENVELPLTYRGMPSAERKQRVQAALERVGMAHRAKHLPSQLSGGQQQRVAVARALVGKPSILLADEPTGNLDSKNGDAVMDLLHELHAGGATICMVTHDPRFARYADRTVHLFDGQIVDESHAQEESAVVTQS
- a CDS encoding YqgE/AlgH family protein, with amino-acid sequence MRTVYRSVSLSVARAAGIVVLMGICASGQQPGVGKLLVASPRVTNAQFRHAVILLIGYDAKGAAGLVLNRAGDKPLAALFPDVASAQGRSDTAYWGGPVGDKLMFCLVAASGPLREARQVLPGLYFSNNKNLMDLALNAREAGATFRVYVGYAGWTAEQIKRELNAGDWKVETATAAIVFDPAPVTLWERLTAVRVTPDGGR
- a CDS encoding HlyD family efflux transporter periplasmic adaptor subunit, which encodes MVDIARDPKFLKQRRIKRIISTVIIVIVVAGISIFVSRLKPAPPTVDGGSVWPGQVQRGTMVRQVRGLGTLVPIEVRSIPAITAGRVVTIPVLPGTPVEPNTVLVQLANPDIMKALSDAQTQLKSAEADLANLKATLASSRLDQQSTLANTEAQYKTASLTSESDQNLLAKGLVARLDAESDAAKAQGLKQQIDYSRLKLASMKTSDAAQLASAEAKVAQSEAGVRLAQTQVDALTVRAGIKGLLEDLDMSSTGASTGTDQLQVGQYVTAGTTVARVVQPQKLKAEIKIAETDVRDVEIGQSASVDTHNGIVPGAVSRIDPNSVNGTVTVDVKLDGALPQGARPNLSVDGVVNIQTFKDVLYVGRPAFGQPHSTVSMFKISPDGKTGTRVQVELGAASVSTIQVLRGLHVGDWVVLSDTSTQDAHDQIRFSPAVAAVN
- a CDS encoding alpha-mannosidase; the protein is MRKLLPLVCLAFGLTLAAQTSGQPPVVLAQVAKKAPPNQPDLTKTPTLFVVGYAHLDTEWRWDYPQVINDYLKATLDKNFALFKKYPHYIFNFTGSNRFEMFQEYYPKRFAELKKYVAEGRWFPGGASVEENDVNSPNAESIIRQVLYGNEYFRKTFGKYAVDYMLPDCFGFPASLPSILSAAGIIGFSTQKLNAYWQPAARVGGPDSAEKTPEGIPFNVGIWTGPDGRSIIAAVNPGSYDGGDNTDLSTDPLTRLVPYGHGLDPVTIDGRLTGIYDDYHYVGTGDIGGAPREHAVKVMEATIAHNNVSLKKGEPAVQVGNGPIHVTWSDDDTMFLDMDHINLSRLPRYTGDLELINHSAGSLTSEAAHKRWNRENEILAHASEVASVGAQLLGQPYPQKRLTHAWRLLLGGQFHDIMAGTAEASSYKYSWNDDIIAANNFASALTSGSSAIAQQLDTRVSGTPVVVFNSLNISRNDPVSVRVPLPAGTPAVRVTGPGGRVVPAQLDANGRVVFIASVVPTGYAVYSIAPAQHDNPSQLKVTDHSLENARYRVSIDAAGDVSSIFDKTLNRELLRAPMRFSFQTEDPTVWPAWNMDWDDQNKPARAYVSGPAQIKMIENGPARVTVQITRDSQGSHFVQTVSLAAGAQRVVFGADVDWKTPESALMADFPLTASDPTATYSWDIGTIQRGNDNPRQFEVASHEWVDLTNSDDAYGATLLTDVKTGSDKPNDHLLRLTLLYTPGLQRRDLAYSDQATQDWGHHHIKFGLAGHAGDWRQSDTEWQAYRLNVPLFAFTAPRHSGRLGRSFSLLRLNNPRVRVLALKKAEQGNDAVVRLVELDGQDEDNVALHFATPALSVREINGQEQPISKLGPVRVSHGTVIASFTPYQPRTFAVHLAPLGHDVVRTASVALPYDLAAATPDHTISTNGFDGKGDSYPAEMLPRSLNYAGVPFTLPDPTGNDAVIARGQTIQLPKGHFTRLYLLASSLDDQTANFTVGRTTVPLAIQNWMGLIGQWDYRNWTYIQTPHGDRQGQSHPYMHALYAGLHSGYIKRAPVAWFASHHHLPNGANDAYSFSYLFGYEINLPPDATTLTLPNNPAIRIFAAAVASGDVPLRPAHPLYDVLPYKNADRSLLYIQSAGPDAQWYRSTSARVH
- a CDS encoding polyisoprenoid-binding protein, with the protein product MSTVWNIDPVHTHVQFSVRHMMVSNVKGRFAKSSGTVTLDESDFSKSKVDVEIDAASLETQEPQRDAHLKSADFLEVAKYPKLTFRSNRITPQGTEGAYTMSGDLTIHGVTHPVSLSVDAPGPAVKDPWGGVRRGFEATGEISRKEWGLVYNQALEAGGVVVGDKVKISLEVELIKAQEKAA